The nucleotide window GAGCTAGGGCCGGAGGTGGAGCGTGCGCTGCCGCTGTGCGAGCGTCTTCTGCGGGTAGCACCACGGGCGGCACACCTGGTCCACATGCCGGGGCATATTTATTTTTACACCGGGGAGTATGAGCGTGCGATCCAGCAGTTCCGCGCGGCGGATGCGGTGGATCGAGCGTACTTGGAGAAGGAAGGCATCGAGGCAGCGGAGAATGAAAACTTCACGCATAACATGCACTACCTCGCGCTGGCTTATGCGGAGGCTGGGAGACTGCGTGAGGCTCTGCTGCATGCAGAAGAGCTCAAGCGGGTGAAAATCGCCTCTGCACGCCTACGCTCGGAGTCGAGCAGCGTGGTGGCATATGAGGGGCGCTCCATCGCGGGGCGGCTGCTCATCCGTGCGGGGCAGTATTCGCGTGCGGCAGAGGTGCTGTCCCGTGAGGCCCTGGATCTGGCTCCGTCACCAGTGAGGTATTTCATCGATGGACTGACGAGCGTGGCGCGGGGGATGGATGCAGCGGCGCAGCAGAAGCGTGATGAGGTAACTATCGCGCTGGGAGAGCTGGCACGCTTCACCAGCCTCCTCAATGATAGCGCGTCACGCATCACCGCGAGCGAGGAGCAGCTCTACGCGATGCGTGCCACGCGGATGCTAGACCTCTTTGCCCGTGTGCTGCGAGCCCACGCGGCATCGAGCACGGCTACTGGGCGCATTTTCATCCAGGGTGTGCCAGAGGCGGAGTCAGGTGGCGCACGCATGGACCCGCCTCTACTGCCTCTTTCCTCGTATGAGTTGGTCGGTGATTATTTTTTGACGCGTGGCGATGCGGCAGCGGCAAAGGAGGCCTTTCAAAAAGCACTCAAGGAGCGACCGCGCAGTGGCTACGTGCTGCTGGGGCTGGCCCGGGCGGAGAAACTGGCAGGAAATCTCGATGCAACTGCGGCTGCCTACCGCGAGGTGATGAAAGCATGGCCGCAGGGCGACTCCAATCTCCCAGGTATGAGCGAGGCACAGCAAAACGCGGCACCTTGAGGCCGATGATTCGTGCTTGGGCATTCGGAAATCTTGCTGCATCATCCTGATCATGCTGACGGCGGCCCTCATTCTATGCCTTTTGCTTTCCTTCGTGCTTTCGGGCTCGGAGAGCGCGGTGCTGGCCGTCAGTCGCGTGCGTGTGCGGCATGCGGCGGAAAAGGGCGATCCCAGAGCCCAGAAACTGCTGCCACTGCTGGATGACCGTGACTCACTGCTGGGCTGCATCACCGTGGCGAATCATCTGGCGAATCTGGGGGCCTTTCTGCTGGTGGCGCTGCCGCTGATCCGGCATGCGAGCTTTGTGAAGGCGGCTCTGATCTTTCTCATCGCGCTGCCGTTTTTCCTCCTGCTGCTGGAGCTGATGCCGAAGAAGCTCTTTCGCCGCTACCCCTTCCGCTCGCTGCGGGCTGTGGCCACGCTGTTGCAGGCAGTGGGCCTAGCGAGACCACTTTTCCGCATGTTTGCCACCACGAACCGGATCACCCAAACGGATGACGGTGCTGGCAGTCGCAGACGAGAGGATTTGAAGACACTCTCCGAGTCACTCGCCGCGGATAATCAGCTCTCTAGCTCTGCCACTCGCCTAATCGGCAGTGTGATGGACTTTCACCGCCGTAGCACAGGTGATCTGATGCTGCCGCTGGACCGTAGTGCGGCACTCAGGGCTGATCAGCCGCTGCACGCTGCGCTGCAAATAGCACGCTCACAAAAATCCGCACTCCTACCAGTGCTCGATGAGCATGGCCACTTCATCGGAGTGCTAGATACAGCGACACTGCCGTCCTCACTGCCGGCAGATCGCCTCGTGCGGCAGCACATGCGCACACTCATCAGTGTGCCTGCTCGCTCCCCTGCCCTTCACACGCTGCAGCGCCTGCGCAAGCAGGGCCGCCGCCTCGCACTCGTCACGGGCGAGGATGAGCTGCCCGTGGGCCTCATCACAGATGATCGCCTGCTGGCTCCACTGATGCAGTAAGCAGTTATTTACGCCGTCAGCGCAGCCACAGCGGCATCGAGCGTAGCGGCGTCTTTGATGCTGATGACTTGGGCGGATTTGTCGATTTTACCCAGGAGTCCGGCCAGTGTCGCATCGGGGCCGCATTCGATGAAACGTGTGTGACCTGCGGCAATGAGGCTCTGCATGCACTCCACCCAGCGGACACTGCCCGTGACTTGGCGAGTGAGCGTCTCGCGGATGTCCTCGGCAGAGCTGACGGCGCGGGCGGCGAAATTACTCACCACGGTGCAGCGTGGCGTTTGCAGTGCCGTAGCGGCCAAAACTGCTGCCAGTTGATCCTGCGCAGTCTGCATGAGGCGGCTGTGATAAGCACCTGCGACGGGCAGCGGGATGGCACGCTTGATGCCTTTATCCTTCGCTTTGGCAGCGGCGGACTCGATGCCAGCGACGCTGCCACTGAGCACGATCTGGCCTGGGGCATTTAGATTGGCCACATCGACATCACATTCTGCGGCCAGCTCACGGATCGCGGCCTCCTCACCACCGATCATGGCCACCATCGCGCCCTGAGTGGCGGCGCAGGCCTGCTCCATGAAGCTACCACGCTGAAAAACCAGCTTCAGCCCCGTGGCGAAGTCAAAGGTGCCTGCTGCTGCATGCGCGGTGAATTCCCCGAGCGAAAGCCCTGCCGTAGCGCTGATCTCGAGCTGGGGCAGCTTCGATTTCAGCACCTCCAAGATAGCGAGTCCATGCGCATAGAGGGCAGGTTGGCAGCGGCTAGTCTTCGTGAGCTCCTCCATCGGCCCCTCGAACATCACATTCGTCAGGGAAAAGCCCAATGCGGCGTCCACCTGCTCCAGCAGGCTACGGGCGGCGGGGTGTGCCTCAGCGAGATCTTTGCCCATGCCGACTTTTTGAGCGCCTTGGCCGGAGAAGAGGAGAACAGCTTTCATGAAAGGAGTGTGGGATGAATTTGGAGCGGGAAAAAAGGAGAGATAGTGACGCAGGAAATGCGCATTCCTGAGGTGGCGAGAGAATGCTAGCGGGCAAGGAGCAATCCACCGCAGCACCACGAGTGCGGTGCTGATTTGGAGCTTCCGGCGTTGCACGGAGCGCGAGGCGGGTCGAAAGGCGGCGCGGCGCATGCGCTTTCTAAACCCGAGCTTCCTCCACCTTGCCTGGCTGGCGATCATTCCGCTGGCGCTGTGGCTTTTCCGGCGGGCGGCACGGCGGCTACCCGTGTCCACGCTGCTGTTTTTCAAATCATTGGCCCGTGAGCACCAGGAGTCCGCATGGCTGCGCCAGATCAAAAAATGGCTCTCGCTCGCTCTCACCCTTTTGGCACTGATTTTGGCCGTACTGGCCCTCGCTCGGCCCTCCGGTGATCTAGCGGCTGGGAGCACGCAGGCCGTCGTTTTGGTCGCAGACCGCTCTGCGTCCATGTCCGCACGAGATGCAGCCGCGGTGAGCCGTATGGAGGCTGCAAAGACCGCACTGCGCTCCGTCGTGCGCTCCTTGCCAGATCAGGCGGTGCTCACACTCATCGCCTACGATGCGCGGCCAGAGGTACTGCTCTCCCGCAGTCGGAATCGGCGTGAGTGCCTGCGCCTCATCGACACACTGGATGCTGTGCCGATCGAAGGAGATGCCGCCGCTGCGCTGGAGGCGGCTCATCGGCTCGCCGAGCTCGATGCAGGTGCAAAAATCTGGCTCGCGAGTGATGCGCTGCCGGCAGATGGCAGCAAGGTGTCGTTCCTCGATTGCGCCTTGCCAGAGGTGCTCAATGCAGGCCTCACCGGCTTTCAAATCCGGCCTGGCCCACTCAGTGGCGGTCAGCTTGAGCTCTTTGCCAGCATCAGCGCCTCCGCTGCGAATCGCGCCACCGTGACCAGCACGCTCGAGATGACACTGGCTGGCCGACTGGCCCAGTTGCGCGAGGTGGAGCTAGCCCCTGGAGCCTCCATTTCGCTCATTTTGCCGCTGGAGGCCATGCGTGGCCAGCAGGTGGAGCTACGACTGCGCACTCCAGGTGACTGCATGAGCTGGGATGATGCCGCAGCAGCCCCATTGCCGCGTCCGCATGCGATTCAGGCCGCGTGGTTCGCACAGGATGCAGATCCATTTACAGAACTGGCCCTCGCATCGCTGGTGGAGTCACGCCGGGTCGAGATGACTCGCTACGAGCCCGCAGCCTGGCCCCCGAAGGAAAAGCCTGATGTGTATATCTTTGAGCACTGGCTACCGGGCAAAGACTGGCCCACGGACCGGCCCGTCATCGTGCTCGATCCTCGTCAAAGCAGTGGCCCGCTCACGGTGCGGCAGCTTCCAGGCAATGGCGTGCCGCATGATGGTGTGCGAGCCGTGCAGGCGGAGCATCCTGTGCTCTACCGGGTGGCGAGTGGTCGTGTGGCGGTGACTCGGTCCGTCGAGCTCACGCTCCCATCCTCACTTGAGACGCTGTGGATGGCGGGGAATGATCCCGTACTAGCTGCCGGTGAGCATGCGGGGCAGCGCCTCGTCGTTACCGGATTCTCCCCTGCGCGGTCAGAGCAGCTCGCGCTGCTGCCAGCGCTGCCACTGGTGCTGGGAAATGCCCTTTTCTGGTGTGCAGAGCCCTCCACCGCCATGCAGGAGCTACGCCCACGCCACACGGGGGAGCTCATCGCTGCGGATGGACTGGTGAGCTGGCAAGCCTGGGATGGCAGCACCTTCATCCGCACCAGTGAGCAGAGTAGCGGCAGCCTGCTACCACTGCGCCGGATAGGCGTGTGGGAGAGCTCCGATGGCCGCAGTGGGGCCAGCATCCTCGCCAGCGCTGCGGAGACAAATTTACGCGCCGCCGCATCCTCGCCAACCAGCTCACCGGCACTATCACGCTCGCTGCTATCCACGAATGCCTTTGGCACCTGGTCGCGGCGTTTGATCTGGATGTTACTGGCGCTCCTGTTGCTAGAGAGCTTCCTCTTTCACCGCAAAGCCGTGTATTGAGCCACTAGCCTGCATTTCTCACATTCTGGGTAAAAACCACCTCAGTCTGTATTCGTGTCCGCTTCGTCGGAGTGCTCAGTGCTTAGTGGTCAGTTAATTTCCTCCTGGTGATTACCACTGAGCACTTCGTTTCTGAAATTGTGTGAGAAATCCAGACTAGGTAGCACGCGGGCATGAAAAAAGCCTCCGTCCGCGTGGGAGGAGGCTTCATTCAAAAACGAACGACAGATCGAATTAAGCGCCGACGGCTTCGATGGCGGGAGCAGCCTCTTCGGCAGACTTCGGCATCGTGAAGCGGAAACGGATCTTGCCACGCTTGGCGGTAGCACGGGCCTTACGGCGGTAACGCTCTTTGGGGGTCTCGTGAGCACGCAGGCGGCGCACTTCCTCGAGGACGCCTTCCATCTCGAGTTTCGTCTTGAGACGTTTGAGGGCGCGGTCAACAGGTTCGCCTTTGCGGATTTGGACTTCAGTCATGGTATCAGGTTGTTGGGGAGGGGGGAAAGGGGCGCGGAGAATAGGGGCATGTCGCCGGGCGTCAAGCCGTCATTTGGCTGTCTCCGGTTGAGCTTCGTGCAGAGTGGTTGCCTTACTAGGATTCGAACCTAGAATAACAGATTCAGAATCTGCTGTGTTACCATTACACCATAAGGCAGTCGGGGGAACGAAGGGGCGCGAGTCTATCGTCTCCTGCCGGTCTTTCAAGTGATGTGAAGGACTTTTTCACATCTCCATGCTTTTTTCAGGGCGGAAGCCCGCTTGACGCCTGTGGCGGTTGCGGGCCTCTTGGAGGCCACATGCGCCTGTTTTGCCTCTTTTTTGCCCAACTTGCCGTTTTTGCCCCGGCGGCCACTTTTGACCTCTTGATCGAAAATGCCCGCATCGCAGACGGCACTGGCGCTGCGCTCCAAACGGGCTCCATCGCCATCAAAGACGGAAAAATCGCCGCCATCGGAAAGCTGGACGGCGCGGAGGCGGCTCAAAAAATCGACGCAGGTGGTCTCGTCGCCGCACCGGGCTTCATCGACGTGCATACGCACTCCGAGGACATCTGCGAAAACCCTGTGGCAGAGAATTTCCTGCGCATGGGCGTCACCACCATCATCACCGGGAATTGTGGCTCCTCCCGCACGGATGTGGGCCGCTTTTTCACGGAGATCGAGGCCGCACGGCCCGCGCTGAATGTCGCCACACTCATCGGTCATGGCAGCGTGCGCCGCGATGGGATGGGCGGCAGCTTCATCCGCGCCCCAGACGCCGCCCAGCTCGCCGCGATGGAAAAAAACGTCGATCAGGCCATGCAGGAGGGGGCCTTGGGCCTGAGCACCGGCCTCATCTACGTGCCGGGCTCCTTTGCCAAGACGGAGGAGATCACCGCTCTGGCCAAAATCGTCGCACGCTATGACGGCATCTACGTCAGCCACATGCGCTATGAGACGGTGAAGATCTTTGAGGCCGTGGAGGAGCTGCTGCGCATCGCCCGCGACTCTGGCTGCCGTGCGGAGCTTTCACACATCAAACTAGCGGGCCCCAGCGCCTGGGGAAAGGCGCAGGAGGTGCTCCGCGTGCTGGATCAAGCCCGTGCGGTGGGGCTCAAGATCACGCACGATCAATACGCCTACACCGCCAGCAGCACCAGCCTGCGCCAGACCATCCCAGATGCCGCCCTGGAGGGCACGCGGGAGGATTTCCTCAAGCGCCTAGCTGATCCAGCTGAAAAGGCCAAAATCCTCAGTGGCATGGCCGAGATGCGGCAGCGTCAGGGCCGCCAAGACTATGCTTATGCCGTGATCGCCCGATTCGCCGCAGATGCATCGCTGAACGGCAAAAACATCCCTCAAGCCGCCAAGCTCCTACGCGGTGCAGACACGCTCGATGACCAGATCGAGACCATCCTCGACCTGGAGGCCCGTGGAGGAGCCAGCGCCATCTTTCATGGCATGAATGAGGACGATTTGCGCACCTTCATGCGCCATCCACTGACCATGACAGCCAGTGATGGTGGACCACGCCGCCTGGGCGAAGACATGCCGCACCCACGTAGCTACGGGAACAATGCTCGCGTGCTGGCCCGCTACGTGCGTGAGGAAAAACTGCTCACACTGGAGGATGCCGTGCGCCGCATGACCAGCCTGCCCGCAGAGACCTTTCACCTCACAGGGCGTGGCATTTTACGGCCAGGAGCAGCGGCGGATGTGGTCATCTTTGACCCCGCTGGTGTGAATGATCCCTCCACCTTCGCTGATCCGCATCACTACGCAGAGGGCTTCACCCATGTCCTCGTGAATGGTGTGCCTGTGATCGAGAAAAACCGCCTCACCACCGCTCGCCCAGGCCAGATCGTGCGTAGGCAGGGCCACAAGTGATCAGCTCACACGGCCACACACCGCGCAGTCGGGCCGCCGTGGCAGCTTCACGCGGCGGAACTGCATCGTGGCGAGATCCATGGAGAGCATTTCACCCGCCAGTAGGCTGCCGATGCCCGTGATCCGCTTGATCACCTCCATTGCGCCGATGCAGGCCGCTGTGCCAGACACTGCGCCGAAGACGGGGAACTGCCGCTTCCATGTGGGAGGCACCTCTGGGACATAGCAGGCGAGGCAGCCCGTCTCTTCAGGAATAAAAGTGGTCACGCTGGCCTGCATCGTGTGCATGGCGCATTCCACCAGCGGCTTCCCAGCACGAAAAGCCGCTGCATTGAGTGCTAGTCGCTCCTGAAACAGCGGTGCGGCATCGACGACGATGTCGGCCTGCGCCACGAGGCCGTCTGCATTGCTTTCATGGACGTTTTCTTCGATGCCGATGATCTCACAGCGTGGATTCAGCTCACGCAGCCGCCGGGTGATGGACTCCATGCGTGGTTGGCCGATGTGATCATGCGTTTGCAGCAGTTGGCGGTTCAGATCGGATGCCTTGAGCTTTCCACCATGCGCTAGGATGAGTCGGCCCACGCCAGCGGCGGCCAGCTCCAGCGCCACTAGCCCGCCTAGACCACCCACACGCGAGATGAGCACACTGGCAGACTTCAGCTTTGACTGACCGGCCTCGCCCACACCAGGCACCCACATCTGCCATTCGTAGATGGCACGTTCCTCAGCGGTCAGTTCGGCATTCATGATGAAAAAGAGGCCATTTTCAGCCGCCAGCGGTGATTTGCACCACTTCGATCACATCCCCTTCATTCACGATCGCGGTCTCTAGCTCGCGAGGAAGCAGTGCGGCGTGATTTTGCTCCACTACGACGGGTTTGCCGCCGAGCCCGAGGGACTCCAACAGGCCGCGCAGAGGCTGCGGGCCATCGAGAACGCGATTTTCGCCATTGAGGGTGATTTTCATGCGGGTGGTCGATTTTGGCCCGCCACTGACCGAGTGCAACCATTCCCTCCACTGGCCCAAAAAGCAGCGGGAACGTCCCGAAGGACGTTCCCGCTGAAAAAGGTGCTCAAATGTGGAGATTACTTGCCGCTGGAGCCTGCGCCAGGGCCGCCACTCGCCATGCTGTAACTATCGGACATGGGGGAGGAGGGAGGATTCGCACCCTTCCAGCCGGCACCGGGCAGATTGTATTTGGAGGGATACTGCTCATTCACGCTGCCGACCATCCAGGGCTTCGTTTCAGCGAAGAAGTAGCTACCGAAGCGGGACTCCTTACGCTTGCGACGGATTTCATTGATGTCGCCGTTTTCTTCATAGGCACCGCCGTTGGAACCGTAGAGTCCACTGCCATCATCCGCAGCGCCGCCATAGGGAGCGAAAGAATCGGCTCCTGTGACGGAACGTCCGCTGGAGGTGGTATTCGGAGAAAGTTGTGAGCAGGAGCTAAGAATGGCCGCGAGGGCGATCGAAAGGATCAATTTCATAGGAGGCTGCGATTCTGGCGGGAAGTGAGCCCTTTTGTCAAAGTTATTTTCCCTCATTTCGTCATCCATCTGCCTACTCAGGCATGAAAGATGCCCAGAATCACCTCGTTTCCGCACGCCAGCTTCCCCAAAGCCTGAATCTGCACATGAAAAGTCCCCTCTTCGGTCTCCTCGCCACGCTCCTCACTTCCAGCCTCTGCCTCGCCGCACCTGATCTCGCCGCCACAGCCGCGAAGATCGACGAACTCGTCAATGCAAAGCTCGCCAAGGAAAAAATCACGGCCAACAAGCCCGCCAGCGATGAGGTCTTTGTCCGCCGTGTCTATCTGGACATCGCAGGCCGCATCCCCAGCCTGGCAGAAACCACGACTTTCCTGAAAAGCACGGATCAAGACAAGCGCTCAAAGCTCATCGACGAGCTCCTCGCTGATGACGGCTATGTGCAGAATTTCACCAACTACTGGGCCGACATCCTGCGCATGAAGTCCAATATGATCGGCGGTGGCCAGAGCCTCCCCGCCTTTTACTCCTACTCACGCTGGCTGAAGGACAGCCTCCGAGAAAACAAGCCTTACGACCAAATGGTCCGCGAGCTCGTCGCTGCCGATGGCAAGACCTACGAGAACGGCGCAGTCGGCTTCTACATCCGCGACTACAACATGCCGCTCGATAACATGGCTGTCACCACGCAGATCTTCCTCGGCACCAGCATGGTCTGCGCCCAGTGTCATAATCATCCCTTCGATAAATGGACCCAGATGGACTACTACCAGATGGCAGCCCACACCTACGGCATGAGCGGCACCAACGGGCTCACCAATCCCCTGCTCATCCAGGCCATGTATGGCACGGGCATCGCCAAAAACGCCAAAGCGAAGAAAGCCAAAGGCTACGGCTCCCCGCTTGCCAAATTTGACCTCCCCGAAGGCGTCGAGCGCAAAGACATCGGCCGTGCCATGAGCGAAATCCTACGCCCTCTGCGCTACAACACCGTCCTCGACGACTCGCACCGCAAAGCGCTGCGCCTCCCCCACGATTATCAATACCCTGACGCCAAGCCCAAGTCCCAGATCGCCCCCGTCATCCCTGCAGCATTCTCCAAAGACGGCAACATCGTCAAAGACGGCAAAAAACCTGTCGAAGCCTACGTCGGCTGGATGACCAGCAAAGAAAACCCACGCTTCACCACCGTCATCGCCAACCGCCTTTGGAAAAAACTCATGGGCCAGGGCATCATCGAACCCGTGGACGAGATCACCGACAGCACCGTCCCCAGCAACCCACAGCTCATGACCTTCCTCGAAGAGACGATGAAGGCCTCCAACTACGACATGAAGGCCTTTCTCCGCGCCATCCTGAACTCCCAGGCCTATCAGCGTGAGGCCTACTCCAAAGATGTGGAGCTCGGTGAGGTCTATCACTTCCCCGGTCCCCTGCTCCGCCGCATGAGTGCCGAGCAGATCTGGGACAGCATGGTCACGCTCTACAAGCCGAACGCCGACCAGCCCAGCATCGAAAACAAAGTCGAGGCCGAAATCACCCTTCGCCGCGTCGAGTGGCTCGACCGCGCTCTCAATTCCCTCAGCCCCGAGCAGCTCCGCGCATGCAGCGTGAAAGTCGCTCTCAAACAAAAAGACCTCGCCGCTGAAGTCCGCGCTGCCCAGGAGTCCCTCGATGCAGCCTCCAAATCCAAAGACGAAGACGCCATCCGTGAAGCCCGCGCCAGCATCAAAGGCCAGCGCAAGCGCCTCGATGACGCCGTGGACGCCATCGTCTATGACGCCGGCTTCAAGCGCTTCGCCGAGCTGGCCAAAGAAGGCAAACTCGACGAGTTCACCCGCGACGAAGACTTCGCCAAAGAAGTCGCCACCGCCATCAAGGCCAAAAAAGACGGCGAAGAACTCAGCCTGGAAGAAGCCCTCAGCATCCTCGCCCGCCAGCGCCGCGCCAAGCTCACCGAACTCGCCAAATCGCGCCTCAAAGCAGACGCCGAGCGCTTTGAGGTCCGCGATGAAAAAGACCGCGCCAGCCTCCGCGCCTGGGAAACCTTCCGCGATTCCTACATGGTCCGCGCCTGCGACATGCGCAGCCCCGCCCCCAATGGCCACTTCCTCCGCGAATTCGGCCAGAGCGACCGCGAACTCGTCGAAAACTCCAACGACGAAGCCAGCGTCGGCCAAGCACTCATGCTCCTCAACGGCAAGACCTTCTCCAACCTCATGAACCGCTACACCGTCATCTCCCGCGCCCTTGACCGTGCAAAGAAAGAAGGCGGAGAAGCCGTCATCGACACCGTCTATCTCAGCCTCCTCAGCCGCCGCGCCACCGCCGAAGAAAAAGCTCTCCTCAAGCCCATCGCTGACAACGCAGACGCTACTGACCGCGGCGATGTCCTCTGGACCGTGCTGAACACCCGCCAGTTCTTCTTCATTCAATAACAGCCCTTCCGAAAGGAGAGCCGCAGCATCGGAAAAACCCGATTTTTGCGCTCCTCCCCTGTGAGGCGGCGAAACTCGGCACGTTCCTTCCGCATGACGATCCGTATCCTAGCCGTCGCCGCACTGCTCACCACCAGTGCCCATGCTGCCGCGATCCGTGCATCGAATGATCCCGTCAAAGACGAGCGCCCCATCACCGCAGCAGATCGGGACCATTGGGCTTGGAAAAAGCTGGCCGCATCCGACAAGCCGCACAGGCTCGATGCCTTGACCCATCCAGGAGCCCCCGTACGTGATGAAGCCCTCATCCGGCGCATCACCTTTGACCTCATCGGCCTACCACCGACTCCAGAGGAAATCAGCACCTTCAAAGCAGAGCGCACACGCGAACCAGAGGCTGCCATACACGGGCTCATTCAGCGCCTGCTCTCCAGCCCACGTTACGGCGAGCACTGGGCGCAGTGGTGGCTGGACCTCGCTCGTTATGCAGAGACAGATGGCTTCGAGCACGACAAAGACCGCCCCCATGCCTGGAAATACCGCGACTGGGTGATCGCTGCTCTGAACCGCGACATGCCGCTGGATGAATTCGTGCGCATGCAGATCGCAGGCGATTTACTCGGTGATGAAACCGCCACCGGATTCCTGTTTGCCGGGCCAGACATGCCAGACATCAATAATCAAGACCTGCGCCGTCACACCGTGCTCAATGACATCACCGCCACCGTCGGCACCGTCTGCCTAGGCCTGACCATCGGCTGTGCACAGTGTCATGATCATCCATACGATCCACTCAGTCAGGCCGACTTTTACCGACTGCGGGCCTTCTTTGACGACACCGTGCTCACCCAGCGTGACAAGCAGCTCGGCCCTAGCGTGCGCCCCTTTGCCAAAGGAGTGCCCGCCAGTGTCGTCTTCGTGCGTGGAGACCACACACGGCCAGGTCCACGCATCCAGCCCGGTCTGCCACGCCTCATGAATGGTGCCGCGCAGGACCGCGCAGCCCTAGCTCAAGCCCTTACCAGCTCAGAAAATGCACTTTTCCTGCGGACGATGGCCAATCGCCTCTGGCAGCAGCATTTCGGCACCCCGCTGTCCGCCAATCCGGGCGATCTCGGCCACCAAGGCACCGCGCCGGAGAATCCGGCCCTGCTCGACTGGCTCGCCGCAGAGATTCCGCGTCAAAACTGGAGCCTCAAAAAGCTGCACACGCTCATCCTACTTTCACGCACCTATCAGCAGGCCTCCTTGCCACCACGCCGCCTCACAGGTGAGATGCTGCGAGATACACTCCTGAGCATCAGCGGTGATTTGAATCTGCATACCGGCGGCGAAAGCGTGCATCTGCCGCTCCCCGCAGCAATCAGCTCCACCCTGCTAAAAAAACACGCCGAAAAGCCCTCGGAGCCCGCACAGCTCAACCGCCGCAGCATCTACACCTTTGCCCGGCGCAATGCCCGGCACCCGGTCCTAGATCTCTTTGATCGCCCAGATGCACTGGCCCCTTGCAGCCGCCGAAACGAGTCCACCACCGCTCCGCAGGCCCTTTTGATGCTCAATTCCGACCTCAGCGTGCAAACCGCGCAAAAACTCGCCGCAGGTCTCAAAGCCGATTTCGGCTCCGAAATGCCCCAAATCGTCCACGCAGCCATTTTGCGCTGCTTTGGCCGCGAGCCACGCAAAGCCGACTTCGACGCCGCGACAGGCTTTTTCGCCAAACAGGCCGATTTCAGCCTCGCGTTAGAAGATTACTGCCTCGCCCTACTCAACGCGAATGAGTTCATCTTTGTGGACTGAGCGGGACAGACCTCAGCCTGCCTTAAAAGCAGCGTTGTACTCCGCTTCCAGCTTCTGAAAGCGACTTTGAAGCTCCTCCATACTCAATCCATCCAGCTCTTCATCCAGACTCACAGGGCGCTTCATCAACTGCTCCAGCATTTGGATACGCCCCGCCCACTTCCCCTCCTGACGGCCTTCCACACGGCCTTCTTGACGACCTTCCTGGCGACCTTCTTGACGGAGACGGGTGGCGATGGACATGATGTTTTCTTGGAGGTTAGGGTTCGAGTCGAGTGTATGGGCGATACTTTCGAGGTCAAGGCTGCTGTCGATGTGCAGTGCATAGAGATAGCAGAGCAAAACCAACGGCACTGGGAAGTCCCAGCCCAGTCGTGCCAGCTCTTGCGGTGCCCAGTGGAGAAACTCCAACAGCTTCTTCTCCCGAGCCAGCTTCATGAGTTGCAAAACCATCCGCAGCCGGGGTTCTGGCTCCTCAGTGGCTGGTGAAAAGCGGGTCAGGTCGAGCAGAGCATGGCGAAAATCTGGTAGGAACGGACGCATGATCTCGGCCAACTCTGGCGGCATACGAAACAAGTCGC belongs to Verrucomicrobiaceae bacterium and includes:
- a CDS encoding tetratricopeptide repeat protein — protein: MKSLPIELLVLSSLLIAACDQSGKSSGSGENVPLPPGGLAEASRCGDPHRILISSARKLPPPPLRDGIGSSSLKITTKSGEAQAYFDNGLNLLHAFWEFEAYRSFLRATQLDPDCAMAYWGIVMCMPGSNPEFLIERTHALERAVALKPGLSAKEQAYIAALQVLVSDGTQVFARRMEAIWKSDPTDADAGGMAAYHLKDGYSMDGKRGSGQEEAVRLIEEVLEKHPNHAGALHYGIHVYELGPEVERALPLCERLLRVAPRAAHLVHMPGHIYFYTGEYERAIQQFRAADAVDRAYLEKEGIEAAENENFTHNMHYLALAYAEAGRLREALLHAEELKRVKIASARLRSESSSVVAYEGRSIAGRLLIRAGQYSRAAEVLSREALDLAPSPVRYFIDGLTSVARGMDAAAQQKRDEVTIALGELARFTSLLNDSASRITASEEQLYAMRATRMLDLFARVLRAHAASSTATGRIFIQGVPEAESGGARMDPPLLPLSSYELVGDYFLTRGDAAAAKEAFQKALKERPRSGYVLLGLARAEKLAGNLDATAAAYREVMKAWPQGDSNLPGMSEAQQNAAP
- the rpsU gene encoding 30S ribosomal protein S21 encodes the protein MTEVQIRKGEPVDRALKRLKTKLEMEGVLEEVRRLRAHETPKERYRRKARATAKRGKIRFRFTMPKSAEEAAPAIEAVGA
- a CDS encoding DUF21 domain-containing protein, whose protein sequence is MLTAALILCLLLSFVLSGSESAVLAVSRVRVRHAAEKGDPRAQKLLPLLDDRDSLLGCITVANHLANLGAFLLVALPLIRHASFVKAALIFLIALPFFLLLLELMPKKLFRRYPFRSLRAVATLLQAVGLARPLFRMFATTNRITQTDDGAGSRRREDLKTLSESLAADNQLSSSATRLIGSVMDFHRRSTGDLMLPLDRSAALRADQPLHAALQIARSQKSALLPVLDEHGHFIGVLDTATLPSSLPADRLVRQHMRTLISVPARSPALHTLQRLRKQGRRLALVTGEDELPVGLITDDRLLAPLMQ
- the fabD gene encoding ACP S-malonyltransferase codes for the protein MKAVLLFSGQGAQKVGMGKDLAEAHPAARSLLEQVDAALGFSLTNVMFEGPMEELTKTSRCQPALYAHGLAILEVLKSKLPQLEISATAGLSLGEFTAHAAAGTFDFATGLKLVFQRGSFMEQACAATQGAMVAMIGGEEAAIRELAAECDVDVANLNAPGQIVLSGSVAGIESAAAKAKDKGIKRAIPLPVAGAYHSRLMQTAQDQLAAVLAATALQTPRCTVVSNFAARAVSSAEDIRETLTRQVTGSVRWVECMQSLIAAGHTRFIECGPDATLAGLLGKIDKSAQVISIKDAATLDAAVAALTA
- a CDS encoding VWA domain-containing protein, with the translated sequence MRFLNPSFLHLAWLAIIPLALWLFRRAARRLPVSTLLFFKSLAREHQESAWLRQIKKWLSLALTLLALILAVLALARPSGDLAAGSTQAVVLVADRSASMSARDAAAVSRMEAAKTALRSVVRSLPDQAVLTLIAYDARPEVLLSRSRNRRECLRLIDTLDAVPIEGDAAAALEAAHRLAELDAGAKIWLASDALPADGSKVSFLDCALPEVLNAGLTGFQIRPGPLSGGQLELFASISASAANRATVTSTLEMTLAGRLAQLREVELAPGASISLILPLEAMRGQQVELRLRTPGDCMSWDDAAAAPLPRPHAIQAAWFAQDADPFTELALASLVESRRVEMTRYEPAAWPPKEKPDVYIFEHWLPGKDWPTDRPVIVLDPRQSSGPLTVRQLPGNGVPHDGVRAVQAEHPVLYRVASGRVAVTRSVELTLPSSLETLWMAGNDPVLAAGEHAGQRLVVTGFSPARSEQLALLPALPLVLGNALFWCAEPSTAMQELRPRHTGELIAADGLVSWQAWDGSTFIRTSEQSSGSLLPLRRIGVWESSDGRSGASILASAAETNLRAAASSPTSSPALSRSLLSTNAFGTWSRRLIWMLLALLLLESFLFHRKAVY